One Nicotiana tomentosiformis chromosome 4, ASM39032v3, whole genome shotgun sequence genomic window carries:
- the LOC104111932 gene encoding probable nucleoredoxin 2: MEEIIIEANKGETYKINITEEDEEAEFNSFVPVYHSFPVKDEDSLVVSAEDYRSILASKDSDFLLSSTGAQVKVSDLESKVVGLYFSANWYAPCTKFTDLLINVYEQLKDHINPGFEIVFVSSDEDSDAFNTYKSSMPWLAIPFSDLETRRALTRKFDVEGIPCLIILQPNSNKDAAVISDGVELVYRYGVQAFPFTKDRLAELKEKEKEKHDNQTLSNLLTRDGRDYLLVQPGSKQVPVASLVGKTVGLYFSAQWCIPAFKFTPRLMSVYQKIKQQLEGKEDEDFEIVFVSSDRDQVQFLTYFETMPWLAVPYDDPTIKNLAKYFDIRGIPSLVVLGPDGKTVTKQGRSLINLYKENAYPFTKTRVGILEKQMDEVAKGLPKTEHHSGHRHELTLVPEGHGRGAFICCDCDEQGYGWAYQCLECGYEVHPKCMKPVARTAN, translated from the exons ATGGAGGAAATAATTATAGAAGCAAATAAGGGTGAAACTTACAAGATTAATATTACAGAGGAAGATGAAGAAGCAGAATTTAACAGTTTCGTCCCTGTTTATCACTCTTTTCCTGTAAAAGATGAAGATTCTCTCGTTGTTTCTGCTGAGGATTATCGCTCTATTTTAGCTTCCAAAGATAGTGATTTTCTTCTCTCTTCAACCGGAGCTCAG GTGAAAGTTTCCGACCTTGAAAGCAAAGTTGTCGGCCTTTACTTTTCAGCTAACTGGTATGCACCATGTACAAAGTTTACAGACCTGTTGATCAATGTATACGAGCAACTTAAAGATCACATCAATCCTGGCTTCGAAATCGTCTTTGTTTCTTCTGATGAAGACTCAGATGCATTTAACACTTATAAGTCATCAATGCCTTGGCTTGCAATTCCATTCTCTGATTTAGAGACAAGAAGAGCCCTTACTCGAAAATTTGATGTCGAAGGTATCCCTTGCTTGATAATTCTACAACCTAACAGCAACAAAGATGCTGCAGTAATTAGCGACGGAGTTGAACTTGTCTACCGATATGGAGTACAAGCTTTTCCATTTACCAAAGACAGGTTGGCGGAGttaaaggagaaggagaaggagaaacaTGACAATCAGACGTTGAGTAATTTGCTAACACGCGATGGCAGAGATTATCTTTTGGTGCAACCTGGATCTAAACAG GTGCCTGTTGCTTCTTTAGTGGGGAAAACTGTTGGACTTTACTTCTCAGCACAATGGTGCATTCCGGCATTCAAATTTACACCGAGGTTAATGTCAGTCTACCAAAAGATTAAGCAGCAACTAGAAGGAAAGGAGGATGAAGATTTTGAAATAGTGTTCGTATCAAGTGACCGTGACCAGGTACAGTTCCTGACATATTTTGAGACCATGCCATGGCTAGCAGTCCCATATGATGATCCAACAATCAAGAACTTAGCTAAGTATTTTGATATCCGAGGGATTCCAAGCCTAGTGGTTTTGGGCCCTGACGGCAAAACAGTGACCAAACAAG GTAGGAGCCTTATCAACTTGTATAAAGAGAATGCTTACCCTTTCACAAAGACAAGAGTAGGAATACTAGAGAAGCAAATGGATGAAGTAGCAAAAGGCCTTCCTAAGACAGAACACCATTCGGGCCATCGCCACGAACTTACTTTAGTACCAGAAGGACATGGGCGTGGAGCTTTTATCTGTTGTGATTGTGATGAGCAGGGTTATGGATGGGCTTACCAATGCCTTGAGTGTGGTTATGAGGTACACCCCAAGTGTATGAAGCCCGTGGCCCGGACAGCTAATTAG